From a region of the Pseudomonas fulva 12-X genome:
- a CDS encoding MFS transporter, producing the protein MGDSHSERMSGAETRAAGGLALVFAFRMLGMFMVLPVLATYGQELAGSTPALIGLAIGAYGLTQAFLQIPFGVISDRIGRRPVIYFGLVIFAAGSLLAANADSIWGVIAGRVLQGAGAISAAVMALLSDLTREQHRTKAMALIGMSIGLSFAIAMVVGPLLTRAFGLSGLFLATGAMALLGIAIVAGLVPSSAGPLQHRESGVAKQALWPTLKNPDLLRLDFAIFALHATLMASFIALPLALVEQGGLPKEQHWWVYLTALLGGFFLMVPFIIYGEKKRRMRRVLIGSVVVLLACELFFWLFGHGLRNLMLGIVVFFTAFNLLEASLPSLISKVAPAGGKGTAMGVYSTSQFLGSALGGILGGWLYQHFALAGVFGGCALLTVLWLAIAVTMREPPYVTSLRLPLSSAALQEAGLAERIQAAPGVADAVVVVEEAALYVKVDTQQLDRTSLQRLIEAAPGTC; encoded by the coding sequence ATGGGCGATTCGCACAGCGAACGCATGAGTGGCGCGGAAACTCGTGCAGCCGGTGGGCTGGCGTTGGTGTTTGCATTCCGCATGCTGGGCATGTTCATGGTGTTGCCGGTATTGGCTACCTATGGGCAGGAGCTCGCCGGTTCAACCCCGGCGCTGATCGGTCTGGCGATCGGCGCCTATGGCTTGACCCAGGCCTTTCTACAGATTCCCTTCGGCGTGATCTCCGACCGCATCGGCCGGCGGCCGGTGATCTATTTCGGCCTGGTGATCTTCGCCGCCGGCAGCCTCTTGGCAGCCAATGCCGATTCCATCTGGGGCGTGATCGCCGGACGCGTGCTGCAGGGCGCCGGAGCTATCTCCGCTGCGGTGATGGCGCTGCTGTCGGACCTTACCCGGGAACAGCACCGCACCAAGGCCATGGCCCTGATCGGCATGAGCATCGGCCTGTCGTTCGCCATCGCCATGGTGGTCGGCCCGCTGCTGACCCGTGCCTTCGGCCTGTCCGGGCTGTTCCTGGCAACCGGCGCCATGGCGCTGCTGGGTATTGCCATTGTCGCGGGGCTGGTGCCGTCCAGTGCCGGGCCGCTGCAGCACCGTGAGTCGGGCGTCGCCAAGCAGGCCTTGTGGCCGACCCTGAAGAACCCGGATCTGCTACGCCTGGACTTCGCCATCTTCGCCCTGCATGCGACCCTCATGGCCAGCTTCATCGCCTTGCCGCTGGCATTGGTGGAGCAGGGCGGGCTGCCCAAGGAGCAGCATTGGTGGGTGTACCTCACCGCGCTGCTCGGCGGTTTCTTTCTGATGGTGCCGTTCATCATCTACGGCGAGAAGAAGCGCCGCATGCGCCGCGTGCTGATCGGCTCGGTCGTCGTGCTGCTCGCCTGCGAGCTGTTCTTCTGGCTGTTCGGCCATGGCCTGCGCAACCTGATGCTGGGCATCGTGGTGTTCTTCACCGCGTTCAACCTGCTCGAGGCCTCGCTGCCTTCGCTGATCAGCAAGGTGGCGCCGGCCGGTGGCAAGGGCACGGCCATGGGCGTGTACTCGACCAGTCAGTTCCTCGGCTCGGCGCTGGGCGGCATTCTCGGCGGCTGGCTGTATCAGCACTTCGCCTTGGCCGGCGTGTTCGGTGGCTGTGCGTTGTTAACGGTTCTCTGGCTGGCCATAGCTGTTACTATGCGCGAACCGCCGTATGTGACCAGCCTGCGGTTGCCGCTCTCCAGTGCGGCGTTGCAGGAAGCAGGTCTGGCCGAGCGAATTCAGGCAGCGCCGGGAGTGGCGGATGCCGTTGTGGTGGTCGAAGAGGCCGCCCTTTATGTGAAAGTGGATACCCAACAATTGGATCGCACGTCGCTGCAGCGCCTGATCGAAGCGGCGCCGGGGACGTGCTGA
- a CDS encoding single-stranded DNA-binding protein, which yields MARGVNKVILVGTCGQDPETRYLPSGNAVTNLSLATSEQWTDKQTGQRVEKTEWHRVSLFGKVAEIAGEYLRKGSQVYIEGKLQTREWEKDGIKRYTTEIIVDMQGTMQLLGGRPDGAGGGEQRQSRPAPQREPQQQAPRQSAPQQQKPQPAQDYDSFDDDIPF from the coding sequence ATGGCCCGTGGGGTTAACAAAGTCATTCTGGTCGGTACCTGCGGACAGGATCCGGAAACGCGCTATCTGCCCAGCGGCAATGCCGTGACCAACCTGAGCCTGGCTACCAGCGAGCAGTGGACGGACAAGCAGACCGGTCAGCGCGTCGAGAAGACCGAATGGCACCGTGTATCGCTGTTCGGCAAGGTCGCCGAGATCGCCGGCGAGTACCTGCGTAAGGGCTCCCAGGTGTACATCGAGGGCAAGCTGCAGACCCGCGAGTGGGAAAAGGACGGCATCAAGCGCTACACCACCGAAATCATTGTCGACATGCAGGGCACCATGCAGCTGCTCGGCGGCCGTCCTGACGGCGCTGGTGGTGGCGAGCAGCGTCAGTCGCGTCCGGCCCCGCAGCGCGAGCCGCAGCAGCAGGCGCCACGTCAGTCCGCCCCGCAGCAGCAGAAGCCGCAGCCGGCACAGGACTACGACAGTTTCGACGACGATATTCCGTTCTGA
- a CDS encoding sugar nucleotide-binding protein: MRMRLLLLGGGSTLGRALIRLGAEEDIGFLAPRPPTQGWDAASLTQLIDDTRPDAVINLAYYFDWFQASKVSSERFAAQERAVERLAELCQHHDIRLLQPSSYRVFDGARATAYNEKDDTQPLSMRGQVLVRMEQSVRALCPRHVLLRFGWILDDSPDGLLARFLVRAERDKALFLADDRRGNPTPVDDAARVILAVLKQLDCAAPLWGTYHYGGHEATTALALGQAILSEARHLRENLLEEICGQAHAARGDASDEPQHGVLACKKILHTFGVKPRAWRAGLPSLLEQYYRHV; this comes from the coding sequence ATGCGCATGCGCCTGTTGTTGCTGGGTGGTGGCAGTACGCTGGGTCGGGCGTTGATTCGCCTGGGCGCCGAGGAAGATATCGGTTTTCTCGCCCCGCGCCCGCCAACCCAGGGTTGGGATGCCGCCAGCCTGACTCAGTTGATCGACGATACCCGTCCTGATGCGGTGATCAACCTCGCCTACTATTTCGATTGGTTTCAGGCCTCCAAGGTCAGCAGCGAGCGTTTCGCCGCCCAGGAGCGCGCCGTCGAGCGCCTGGCCGAACTCTGCCAGCACCACGATATTCGCCTGCTGCAGCCATCGAGCTACCGGGTGTTCGATGGCGCCCGCGCCACGGCCTACAACGAGAAGGACGACACTCAGCCGCTGAGCATGCGCGGCCAGGTGCTGGTGCGCATGGAGCAGAGCGTGCGCGCCCTGTGCCCACGCCATGTGCTACTGCGCTTCGGCTGGATTCTCGATGACAGCCCCGATGGCCTGCTGGCGCGCTTTCTGGTGCGTGCCGAGCGGGACAAGGCGCTATTCCTGGCCGATGACAGGCGTGGCAACCCGACGCCGGTGGACGATGCCGCCCGGGTGATTCTCGCCGTGCTCAAGCAGCTCGACTGCGCCGCCCCGCTGTGGGGCACCTACCATTACGGTGGCCACGAGGCGACCACCGCGCTGGCCCTCGGCCAGGCGATTCTCAGCGAAGCCCGTCACCTGCGGGAAAACCTGCTGGAAGAAATTTGCGGTCAGGCCCATGCCGCCCGCGGCGATGCCTCGGATGAACCGCAGCACGGCGTACTGGCGTGCAAGAAAATCCTTCACACCTTCGGCGTCAAGCCGCGCGCCTGGCGTGCCGGCCTGCCGAGCCTGCTGGAGCAGTATTACCGTCATGTCTGA
- a CDS encoding NAD-dependent epimerase/dehydratase family protein, with translation MSDQPVLVTGGAGFIGSNLVDALLARGHSVRVLDNLSMGKLSNLPVGDARLTFIEGDVADAALVSRAVAGCSAVVHLAAVASVQASVDDPVSTHQSNFIGTLNICEAMREHGVRRVVFASSAAVYGNNGEGVAIDEDTAKVPLTPYASDKLASEHYLEFYARQHGLEPAIFRFFNVFGPRQDPSSPYSGVISIFTQRAQQGLPISVFGDGEQTRDFFYVADLVELLLQALDAGQAPAGAVNVGWNQAVSLKELLAQIGDLLGGLPEVTHLDARAGDIRHSRADNGRLAREYQLPMQTSLRDGLAALLNS, from the coding sequence ATGTCTGATCAACCCGTTCTCGTCACCGGCGGCGCCGGCTTCATCGGCTCCAATCTGGTCGACGCCTTGCTGGCGCGCGGCCACAGTGTGCGCGTACTGGACAACCTGTCCATGGGTAAGCTCAGCAACCTGCCGGTTGGCGACGCGCGCCTGACCTTCATCGAAGGTGACGTGGCCGATGCCGCGCTAGTCAGCCGCGCGGTGGCCGGCTGCAGCGCCGTGGTGCATCTGGCCGCAGTGGCCTCGGTGCAGGCTTCGGTGGACGATCCGGTCAGCACCCACCAGAGCAACTTCATCGGCACCCTGAACATCTGCGAAGCCATGCGCGAGCATGGCGTGCGCCGCGTGGTCTTTGCCTCCAGCGCCGCGGTGTACGGCAACAACGGCGAAGGCGTGGCTATCGACGAGGACACCGCCAAGGTGCCGCTGACGCCCTACGCGTCGGACAAGCTGGCCAGCGAGCACTACCTGGAGTTCTACGCGCGGCAGCATGGCCTGGAGCCGGCGATCTTTCGCTTCTTCAACGTGTTCGGCCCACGCCAGGATCCATCCTCGCCATATTCTGGGGTGATCAGCATCTTCACCCAGCGCGCCCAGCAGGGCCTGCCGATCAGCGTGTTCGGTGACGGCGAGCAGACCCGCGACTTCTTCTACGTCGCCGATCTGGTCGAGCTGCTGCTGCAGGCACTGGACGCCGGACAGGCGCCCGCCGGCGCGGTGAACGTTGGCTGGAACCAGGCGGTGAGCCTCAAAGAGTTGCTGGCGCAGATCGGAGACTTGCTCGGCGGGCTGCCCGAGGTGACGCATCTGGATGCGCGGGCGGGCGATATCCGCCATTCGCGCGCCGACAATGGCCGCCTGGCCCGCGAGTACCAGCTGCCGATGCAGACGTCGCTGCGTGATGGATTGGCGGCATTGCTCAACAGCTGA
- a CDS encoding OmpW/AlkL family protein, whose protein sequence is MYKSLFSASLIALALAAPVAQAHQAGDILVRAGAITVNPDADSSSVKVDRGGLAGTDLGGKATMSSDTQLGLNFAYMLTDHLGVELLAATPFEHDVKIKGTALDAANGKLGTLKHLPPTLSLVYYPLDAKSAFQPYVGGGINYTWIYDEHVGSGASAAGFDNFRAKNSWGLAWQIGADYMLTDNLMINAQARYIDIDTTAYVDNTALGVRAKVDVDVDPFVYMVGLGYKF, encoded by the coding sequence ATGTACAAGTCGCTGTTCTCTGCCTCGCTGATCGCCCTGGCGCTGGCGGCCCCCGTTGCCCAGGCGCACCAGGCGGGAGACATTCTCGTGCGCGCCGGCGCCATCACCGTCAACCCGGATGCGGACAGCTCCTCGGTCAAGGTCGACCGCGGCGGCCTGGCCGGCACCGACCTGGGCGGCAAGGCGACCATGAGCAGCGACACCCAGCTGGGCCTGAACTTCGCCTACATGCTGACCGACCACCTGGGCGTCGAGTTGCTCGCAGCCACGCCGTTCGAGCACGACGTGAAGATCAAGGGCACCGCGCTGGACGCAGCCAACGGCAAGCTCGGCACCCTCAAGCACCTGCCGCCGACCCTGAGCCTGGTGTACTACCCGCTCGACGCCAAGTCTGCCTTCCAGCCCTATGTGGGCGGTGGCATCAACTACACCTGGATCTACGACGAGCACGTAGGCAGCGGCGCCTCGGCGGCCGGCTTCGACAACTTCCGCGCCAAGAACTCCTGGGGCCTGGCCTGGCAGATCGGTGCCGACTACATGCTCACCGACAACCTGATGATCAACGCCCAGGCCCGCTATATCGACATCGACACCACCGCCTACGTGGACAACACCGCCCTAGGCGTGCGTGCCAAAGTCGACGTGGATGTGGATCCGTTCGTGTATATGGTCGGGCTGGGTTACAAGTTCTAG
- a CDS encoding DUF3299 domain-containing protein gives MRRVLLTALLLALASPLWAADLRTLNWQELIPKDAPPQVPQMTPMHDMSQLGDALSEGGAASLQQFPSAPVVKEMDGQNVKIPGYIVPLDVTEEGRVIEFLLVPYFGACIHVPPPPSNQIIHVNTELGVLLDALYQPFWVEGPLKVEHSSSELAEVGYQLAADKIYPYELPAN, from the coding sequence ATGCGCCGCGTCCTGCTCACCGCTCTGCTTCTCGCCCTGGCCTCGCCGCTCTGGGCTGCCGACCTGCGAACCCTGAACTGGCAGGAGCTGATCCCCAAGGACGCGCCGCCCCAGGTGCCGCAGATGACACCGATGCATGACATGTCGCAGCTCGGCGATGCGCTGTCCGAAGGCGGCGCAGCCTCATTACAGCAGTTCCCCTCGGCGCCGGTGGTCAAGGAAATGGACGGCCAGAACGTCAAGATCCCCGGCTACATCGTGCCGCTGGATGTCACCGAAGAAGGCCGCGTGATCGAGTTCCTGCTGGTGCCTTACTTCGGCGCCTGCATCCACGTGCCACCACCGCCGTCCAACCAGATCATCCACGTCAACACCGAGCTGGGCGTGCTGCTCGATGCCCTGTACCAGCCGTTCTGGGTCGAAGGCCCGCTCAAGGTCGAGCACAGCAGCAGCGAACTGGCCGAGGTCGGCTATCAGTTGGCGGCGGACAAGATCTATCCCTACGAACTACCGGCCAACTGA
- a CDS encoding ABC transporter permease — translation MFLLRLALASLANRRFTALLTVFAIALSVCLLLAVERVRTEARTSFANTISGTDLIVGARSGSVNLLLYSVFRIGNATNNIRWDSFEKLAAHPQVDWAIPISLGDSHRGYRVMGTNQDYFDHYHYGRGQSLQLAQGERFHDLFDVVLGAEVAEALHYKLGDKIVLSHGVAAISLQQHDDKPFVISGILARTGTPVDRTLHISLEGMEALHVDWQNGVPARGAGKISAEQARHMDLQPKAITAAMLGLKSKIATFAIQREVNEYRGEPLLAILPGVALQELWSLMGTAEKALFVVSLFVVLTGLIGMLTAILTSLNERRREMAILRSVGARPWHVASLLILEAFSLAVAGVVAGTALLYAGIAGAQGYVQANYGLYLPLSAPTPYEWTLLGAILAAALLMGCVPAWRAYRQSLADGLSIRL, via the coding sequence GTGTTCCTGTTACGACTCGCCCTGGCCAGCCTGGCCAACCGCCGCTTCACCGCCCTGCTCACGGTGTTCGCCATCGCCCTGTCGGTGTGCCTGCTGCTCGCCGTGGAACGGGTGCGCACCGAAGCGCGCACCAGCTTCGCCAACACCATCAGCGGCACCGACCTGATCGTCGGCGCCCGTTCCGGCAGCGTGAACCTGCTGCTCTACTCGGTGTTCCGCATCGGCAACGCCACCAACAACATCCGCTGGGACAGTTTCGAGAAGCTCGCTGCCCACCCTCAGGTCGACTGGGCAATTCCGATTTCACTGGGTGATTCGCACCGCGGCTACCGGGTGATGGGCACCAACCAGGACTACTTCGACCACTACCATTACGGCCGCGGACAGTCCTTGCAGCTAGCACAGGGCGAGCGCTTTCACGACCTGTTCGACGTGGTACTCGGCGCCGAAGTGGCCGAGGCGCTGCACTACAAGCTCGGCGACAAGATTGTGCTGTCCCACGGCGTCGCGGCCATCAGCCTGCAGCAGCACGACGACAAGCCCTTCGTGATCAGCGGCATCCTCGCCCGCACCGGCACGCCGGTGGACCGCACCCTGCACATTTCCCTGGAAGGCATGGAGGCGCTGCACGTCGACTGGCAGAACGGCGTACCGGCCCGCGGCGCCGGCAAGATCAGTGCCGAACAGGCGCGGCACATGGATTTGCAGCCCAAGGCGATCACCGCGGCGATGCTCGGCCTGAAGAGCAAGATCGCCACCTTCGCCATACAGCGCGAGGTCAACGAATACCGCGGCGAGCCGCTACTGGCGATCCTTCCCGGTGTCGCCCTGCAGGAGCTGTGGAGCCTGATGGGCACCGCGGAAAAGGCGCTGTTCGTGGTTTCGCTGTTCGTGGTGCTGACCGGGCTGATCGGCATGCTCACGGCGATTCTCACCAGCCTCAACGAACGGCGCCGGGAGATGGCCATCCTGCGCTCGGTCGGCGCGCGGCCCTGGCATGTCGCCAGCCTGCTGATCCTCGAAGCCTTCTCGCTGGCGGTGGCTGGCGTGGTGGCTGGCACGGCGCTCCTGTATGCCGGTATCGCCGGCGCCCAGGGCTACGTGCAGGCCAACTATGGCCTGTATTTGCCGCTCAGCGCACCAACGCCCTATGAGTGGACGCTGCTCGGCGCTATTCTGGCGGCCGCCCTGCTGATGGGCTGTGTGCCGGCCTGGCGTGCGTATCGGCAGTCGTTAGCGGATGGGCTCTCCATCCGACTGTGA
- a CDS encoding ABC transporter ATP-binding protein, with protein MSTALIELTDLGFAWPGQDELLDIPHFHLQRGETLFLKGPSGSGKTTLLGLLGGVQKPGRGTIRLLGEDLATLSAARRDRFRVDHTGYIFQQFNLLPFLSVRDNVELPCRFSRLRAERAAQRYGSVSEAAGKLLEHLGLRPELLERRADSLSIGQQQRVAAARALIGQPELVIADEPTSALDADARQAFLELLFGECRDVGASLLFVSHDQSLAALFDRSLSLAELNRASKPQEV; from the coding sequence ATGAGCACAGCACTGATCGAACTCACCGACCTTGGCTTCGCCTGGCCCGGCCAGGACGAGCTTCTGGACATCCCCCATTTTCACCTGCAACGCGGCGAGACCCTGTTTCTCAAGGGCCCCAGCGGCAGCGGCAAGACCACCCTGCTCGGCCTGCTCGGCGGCGTACAGAAACCTGGCCGCGGCACCATTCGCCTGTTGGGCGAAGACCTCGCCACGCTCTCGGCGGCGCGCCGGGATCGCTTTCGCGTCGACCACACCGGCTACATCTTCCAGCAGTTCAACCTGCTGCCATTTTTGAGCGTGCGCGACAACGTCGAACTGCCGTGCCGCTTCTCGCGCCTGCGCGCCGAACGCGCCGCACAGCGCTACGGCAGCGTCAGCGAGGCCGCCGGCAAACTGCTGGAGCACCTGGGTCTGCGCCCGGAACTGCTGGAGCGCCGCGCCGATTCGCTGTCCATCGGCCAGCAGCAACGCGTCGCTGCCGCCCGCGCGCTGATCGGCCAGCCCGAGCTGGTGATCGCCGACGAGCCGACCTCGGCGCTGGATGCCGATGCGCGCCAGGCGTTTCTCGAACTGCTGTTCGGCGAGTGCCGCGACGTTGGCGCCAGCCTGCTGTTCGTCAGTCATGATCAGAGCCTGGCCGCGCTGTTTGACCGCAGCCTGTCGCTCGCCGAACTCAACCGCGCCAGCAAGCCCCAGGAGGTCTGA
- a CDS encoding DUF2796 domain-containing protein, whose product MRHLLLALPFALLPLAAAQAHDEHEHGSLGKHEHGVATLNVALEGSTLEIELESPAMNIVGFEHAATSDADKKTVAAARAVLEKPQTLFSLPAAAGCSLSENEVRSPLFGNAKADHDHDHDHDHDEHADGDEHHHEHSDIDADYSFTCKQPGELKTLDLSAFYKQFPATQKINVQLIGPNGQQGVESTPANPRLSF is encoded by the coding sequence ATGCGCCACCTGCTGCTCGCCCTGCCCTTCGCTCTGCTGCCCCTGGCCGCCGCCCAGGCCCACGATGAACATGAACACGGCAGCCTCGGCAAACACGAACACGGCGTCGCCACGCTGAACGTAGCGTTGGAAGGCAGCACCCTGGAAATCGAACTGGAAAGCCCGGCCATGAACATCGTCGGCTTCGAGCATGCCGCGACCAGCGATGCCGACAAGAAGACCGTTGCCGCCGCCCGCGCGGTACTTGAAAAACCCCAGACACTGTTCAGCTTGCCCGCCGCAGCCGGCTGCAGCCTGAGCGAAAACGAAGTGCGCAGCCCGCTGTTCGGCAACGCCAAAGCCGACCACGACCACGACCACGACCACGACCACGACGAGCATGCCGACGGCGACGAACATCACCACGAGCACAGCGACATCGATGCCGACTACAGCTTCACCTGCAAGCAGCCGGGCGAGCTGAAGACACTCGACCTGTCGGCCTTCTACAAGCAATTCCCGGCCACCCAGAAGATCAACGTGCAACTGATCGGCCCGAACGGCCAGCAGGGCGTCGAGTCGACCCCGGCCAACCCGCGCCTGAGCTTCTAA
- the trxA gene encoding thioredoxin: MSDSPYIFDINGAAQFEQLVIESSFNKPVLVDFWAEWCAPCKALMPVLAQITEGYAGELLLAKVNCDIEQDIVARFGIRSLPTVVLFKNGQPVDGFQGAQPESAIRAMLQPHVAEPAAPQANLLEVAQSAFADGRIGEAEAALKELLTENNENAAALILYARCLAERGELGEAEQVLGAVKGDEHKQALAGARAQITFLRQAADLPDAATLKSRMAQNGEDDEAAYQLSIQQLARQQYEPALDGLLKLFMRNRNYADGLPHKTLLQVFDLLGNDNPLVTTYRRRVYQALY; this comes from the coding sequence ATGAGCGACTCCCCCTACATCTTCGATATCAATGGCGCCGCCCAGTTTGAACAGCTGGTGATCGAGAGCTCGTTCAACAAGCCGGTGCTCGTCGACTTCTGGGCCGAGTGGTGCGCGCCCTGCAAGGCGCTGATGCCGGTACTGGCGCAGATCACCGAGGGCTACGCGGGCGAACTGCTGCTGGCCAAGGTCAACTGCGATATCGAACAGGACATCGTCGCCCGCTTCGGCATTCGCAGCCTGCCGACCGTGGTGCTGTTCAAGAACGGCCAGCCGGTCGACGGCTTCCAGGGCGCCCAGCCGGAGTCGGCGATCCGCGCCATGCTGCAACCCCACGTCGCCGAGCCAGCGGCGCCCCAGGCCAACCTGCTGGAAGTGGCGCAAAGCGCCTTCGCCGATGGCCGTATCGGCGAAGCCGAAGCAGCCCTCAAGGAACTGCTGACGGAAAACAACGAGAACGCCGCGGCGCTGATTCTCTACGCCCGCTGCCTGGCCGAACGCGGCGAGCTGGGCGAAGCCGAGCAAGTGCTGGGTGCCGTGAAAGGTGATGAGCACAAACAGGCACTCGCTGGTGCCCGTGCGCAGATCACCTTCCTGCGCCAGGCCGCCGACCTGCCGGACGCCGCCACCCTGAAAAGCCGCATGGCGCAGAACGGCGAGGACGACGAAGCGGCTTATCAGCTGTCCATCCAGCAACTCGCCCGTCAGCAATACGAGCCGGCACTGGACGGCCTGCTGAAGCTGTTCATGCGCAACCGCAATTACGCCGACGGCCTGCCGCACAAGACCCTACTGCAAGTGTTCGACCTGCTCGGCAACGACAATCCGCTGGTCACCACCTACCGCCGCCGGGTGTACCAGGCGCTGTACTAA
- a CDS encoding 50S ribosomal protein L11 methyltransferase translates to MTPPSHLQAVLGELLGDARLTATTLPGSDVRLWLIDPANMDRCFSPEETRRILEEPPYWCFCWASGLVLVDWLARHPEWVRGKRVLDLGAGSGVAAIAAARAGAAQVVACDLDPLALAACRANAALNGVGLEYSDDLFSEPRDYDLAIVADVLYDRSNLPLLDRVLEHAREVLVADSRVRDFNHPRYRRIAGLEGCTWPDLAEPETFRHVSLYHAATAPL, encoded by the coding sequence ACACCTGCAGGCCGTCCTGGGCGAGCTGCTCGGCGATGCCCGACTGACCGCCACCACGCTGCCGGGCAGCGATGTGCGCCTGTGGCTGATCGACCCGGCCAACATGGATCGCTGCTTCAGCCCCGAGGAAACCCGGCGCATTCTCGAAGAGCCGCCGTACTGGTGCTTCTGCTGGGCCAGCGGCCTGGTGCTGGTCGACTGGCTGGCGCGCCACCCCGAATGGGTGCGCGGCAAGCGGGTGCTGGACCTGGGCGCAGGCTCGGGCGTCGCCGCCATCGCGGCCGCCCGCGCCGGCGCTGCCCAGGTGGTGGCCTGCGACCTGGACCCGCTGGCCCTGGCGGCCTGCCGCGCCAACGCTGCGCTCAACGGCGTGGGGCTGGAGTATTCAGACGACCTGTTCAGCGAGCCGCGCGACTACGACTTGGCCATCGTCGCCGACGTGCTTTACGACCGCAGCAACCTACCCCTGCTCGACCGCGTACTGGAACATGCCCGCGAAGTGCTGGTGGCCGACTCCCGGGTACGCGACTTCAATCACCCGCGCTATCGGCGCATCGCCGGGCTGGAGGGGTGCACCTGGCCCGACCTGGCCGAGCCGGAAACCTTCCGTCACGTCAGCCTGTATCACGCTGCCACAGCCCCCTTGTAG